One stretch of Manis pentadactyla isolate mManPen7 chromosome 10, mManPen7.hap1, whole genome shotgun sequence DNA includes these proteins:
- the LOC118915006 gene encoding olfactory receptor 8S1-like, giving the protein MALGNHSAVTEFILLGLSADPRVQPLLFALFLMIYLETLLGNLMLLLVIRADSRLHTPMYFFLSHLSSLDLCFSSATVPKLLENLLSQRKTISVQGCLAQVFLVFDLGGTEACLLSVMAYDRYVAICHPLLYGQEITNKLCNGLVWGSWGLGFLDALINILPAISLDFCKDQSIPHYSCELPSLFPLSCSDVSTNFTILLCSSLLHGLVTCVLIVCSYTPIVSTILSISSSSGRSKAFSTCSSHVTAVLLFYGSGFLRYFTPTSGSPLELVFSVQYSVVTPLVNPLIYSLKNNEVKAAVRRTFGKYLQYSSS; this is encoded by the coding sequence ATGGCTCTGGGGAACCACAGCGCCGTCACCGAGTTCATCCTCCTGGGGCTGTCTGCAGACCCCCGTGTCCAGCCCCTGCTCTTTGCGCTGTTCCTAATGATTTACCTCGAGACCCTGCTGGGGAACCTGATGCTGCTGCTGGTGATCAGGGCTGATTCCcgtctccacacccccatgtacttcttcctgagtcaCCTCTCTTCCCTGGACCTTTGTTTCTCTTCGGCTACAGTGCCCAAGCTGCTGGAGAACCTCCTGTCTCAGAGGAAAACCATCTCCGTCCAGGGTTGCCTGGCCCAAGTCTTCCTTGTGTTTGACTTGGGGGGTACTGAAGCCTGCCTGCTctcagtgatggcctatgaccgctacgttgccatctgccaccctctgctcTATGGCCAGGAGATAACCAACAAGCTGTGTAATGGGCTAGTGTGGGGCTCCTGGGGCCTGGGATTTCTGGACGCACTCATCAACATCCTTCCAGCTATTAGCTTGGACTTCTGTAAGGATCAGTCCATCCCCCACTACAGCTGTGAgctgccctctctcttccctctgtcctgctCTGATGTCTCCACCAACTTTACTATtctgctctgctccagcctcctGCATGGGCTTGTAACCTGTGTCCTAATAGTCTGTTCCTATACTCCTATTGTTTCCACCATCCTGAGCATCAGCTCCTCCTCAGGAAGAagcaaggccttctccacctgctcctcccacgtCACTGCTGTCCTCCTGTTTTATGGCTCAGGTTTCCTTCGCTATTTCACACCAACCTCAGGTTCACCCCTGGAGTTAGTGTTCTCTGTCCAGTACAGTGTGGTCACTCCCTTAGTGAATCCCCTCATCTACAGCTTGAAGAACAATGAGGTGAAAGCAGCTGTGAGAAGGACCTTTGGAAAATATCTCCAATATTCCAGTAGTTGA